One stretch of Candidatus Margulisiibacteriota bacterium DNA includes these proteins:
- the hisH gene encoding imidazole glycerol phosphate synthase subunit HisH, with product MIRIINYDAGNILNVARAFKQIGAESIISSDLSEMDLEKDILVLPGVGSFGATMESLNKLNLTEAIKTFISAGGKFLGICLGEQLLFEESDESKGVKGLGVFPGKVTRFDSAICGKVPQTGWNNIQVKHPFFKDFHDNFFYFVHSYYISYNQENCLASTIYGVEFNSAIIKDNLLAVQFHPEKSGSIGLCFLQKVLEYFTILK from the coding sequence ATGATCCGAATCATAAACTATGATGCTGGGAATATTTTAAATGTTGCTAGAGCGTTTAAACAAATTGGTGCAGAGTCCATTATTAGTAGTGATTTATCAGAAATGGATCTTGAGAAAGATATTTTAGTTTTACCAGGGGTTGGTTCCTTTGGGGCAACTATGGAAAGCTTAAACAAACTTAATCTGACTGAAGCAATTAAGACGTTCATTTCTGCTGGCGGAAAGTTTTTAGGTATTTGTTTAGGGGAACAATTACTTTTCGAGGAAAGTGATGAAAGCAAAGGTGTGAAGGGGCTTGGCGTTTTTCCTGGCAAGGTCACTAGATTTGATTCTGCTATTTGTGGTAAAGTTCCGCAGACAGGTTGGAATAATATCCAAGTAAAACATCCTTTTTTTAAAGATTTTCATGATAATTTTTTTTATTTTGTGCATTCTTATTATATTTCTTACAATCAGGAAAATTGTCTTGCTTCAACAATATACGGAGTAGAATTTAATTCAGCTATAATTAAAGATAATCTGCTTGCTGTACAGTTTCATCCTGAAAAAAGTGGAAGTATTGGTCTTTGTTTCTTACAAAAAGTACTAGAATACTTTACAATATTAAAATGA
- a CDS encoding ROK family protein: MKYIIGLDIGGTKIAAAIADDKGKIITSINTPTQAKKGAEVVTNQLSSVIKELLKNAGVHIQDVKTIVLGIPGQITKSKGVVIIAPNIKGWENYPLRDKVQKDFPNTPIIVENDANCAAMGELYFGSEKDYKNIVFLTVSTGVGGGIIIDRKLYSGKNTMAGEIGHMPLNLTTDTEFKCGCGRIGCFEAYASGVNMAKRASKKIMKLKTTKDDYGKITLELSASNRSKITSIVLNHAAKQGDKFAQDIIEENAYYIGIGCVNIINILDPEAIIIGGGVSKIGDILFKAIRKTVQEHLSMVKNVKTEIIPATLGTDAGLLGTIAVGLSE; the protein is encoded by the coding sequence ATGAAATACATTATAGGTTTAGATATAGGTGGAACAAAGATTGCTGCAGCTATTGCTGACGATAAAGGAAAAATAATCACTTCCATTAACACTCCAACTCAAGCCAAAAAGGGAGCCGAAGTAGTAACTAACCAGCTTAGCTCTGTGATTAAGGAGCTATTAAAGAATGCAGGCGTACATATCCAAGATGTGAAAACCATTGTTTTGGGTATTCCAGGTCAAATTACTAAGAGCAAAGGTGTTGTTATTATTGCACCGAATATTAAGGGATGGGAAAACTATCCACTCAGGGATAAAGTGCAAAAAGATTTCCCCAATACTCCAATTATTGTTGAAAATGATGCGAATTGCGCTGCTATGGGTGAACTTTATTTTGGGTCAGAAAAAGACTATAAAAACATAGTTTTCCTCACAGTAAGTACAGGCGTAGGTGGTGGAATAATTATTGATAGAAAGCTGTATAGTGGGAAAAACACGATGGCAGGTGAAATAGGTCATATGCCCCTTAATTTAACAACGGATACAGAATTTAAATGTGGTTGTGGACGGATTGGTTGTTTCGAGGCCTATGCTTCTGGGGTAAACATGGCCAAAAGAGCTAGTAAAAAAATTATGAAGTTAAAGACGACAAAAGATGATTACGGAAAGATTACTTTAGAGCTTTCTGCCAGTAATCGTAGCAAAATAACTTCCATTGTCCTTAACCACGCAGCGAAGCAGGGTGATAAGTTTGCTCAAGATATCATAGAAGAGAATGCTTACTACATTGGGATTGGTTGCGTAAATATTATCAATATCTTAGATCCTGAGGCCATTATTATCGGTGGCGGAGTTAGCAAGATAGGCGACATCCTGTTTAAGGCAATTAGAAAAACAGTTCAAGAACATTTATCGATGGTTAAAAATGTAAAAACGGAAATAATCCCAGCTACCCTTGGAACCGATGCAGGTTTATTAGGGACAATCGCTGTAGGATTGTCTGAATGA
- a CDS encoding thioredoxin family protein, whose product MINNIGNIGQISANYATGAEKPQETTTSPLAYIYSNTETTETEKVETSTSTNSANQPISWGTDYQQAMAQAAAEGRQVIVIFGRPECGNCTRTENNANNSAEVRALINDNYIAVHVNIDTPEGRAAFTPLRAGMGDMILPLTCIIDPTNPSEYSARTTRTQKADSLIAMLEQGMDGKPSPNGTHYTQNSSGGNTTGTDGVVRGLHFDIEAILADLTSDILADVLNELEQENIPNSENEATTTPEAHKDAPVATSAPSPE is encoded by the coding sequence ATGATTAATAATATTGGCAACATCGGACAAATCAGTGCTAATTATGCAACAGGTGCTGAAAAACCGCAAGAAACAACAACAAGCCCTCTTGCCTATATCTATTCAAACACAGAAACTACTGAAACTGAAAAAGTTGAAACATCCACGTCTACTAACTCCGCTAATCAACCAATTTCTTGGGGCACAGACTATCAGCAAGCAATGGCTCAAGCAGCAGCAGAAGGGAGACAAGTCATCGTTATTTTTGGTCGTCCAGAGTGTGGTAATTGTACTAGAACTGAAAATAATGCAAACAACTCAGCTGAAGTTAGAGCATTAATAAATGATAACTATATAGCTGTTCACGTTAACATTGACACACCAGAAGGTAGAGCCGCATTTACCCCACTCCGTGCAGGAATGGGAGACATGATTTTGCCTTTGACTTGTATTATAGACCCAACAAATCCAAGCGAATATAGTGCTAGAACAACCAGAACTCAAAAAGCTGACAGTCTAATCGCGATGTTAGAACAGGGAATGGACGGCAAACCATCTCCAAATGGAACTCATTACACTCAAAATAGCTCTGGTGGTAACACAACTGGAACAGATGGAGTTGTTAGAGGCCTCCATTTTGACATAGAGGCTATACTTGCAGACCTAACCTCAGATATATTAGCAGATGTTTTAAATGAACTTGAACAAGAAAATATACCAAACTCAGAAAATGAAGCAACTACAACACCAGAAGCACACAAAGATGCTCCGGTAGCAACGAGTGCTCCTTCTCCTGAATAA
- a CDS encoding radical SAM protein, whose translation MLSSRLIFPPFANPTFIPSMLMEIQGYMNKRGVLSQPILDLNISLFNDLFKDSEDVLVLKNQIIYRDHDQYVEVISRVINEWLRWQAKYVELAREYVCNNKPEWLALMQNQLEQCLPLSQVIGLSLTYHQRNDVSQFWMTLAIATWIKQISPKTIVILGGSLVNHLEPKEILHLCKSIDMILLKESEESFVQVIQEKPWSDIPNAVYRTKKEVLQTCLADNLLRDLDYLPSTEGIVFTSYLTPEPVISLLIKRGCPWGKCSFCSGHLSYFGHHPNENWDNVQSRLVWLRENKINYIYWGDQMLMVAELKKLANLVKRHHPQLKWAFMAMPNASLTLEVLSEIAAAGCSWITWGVESGSAKVLHAMNKPVQPEVARENIIAAYSAGIVSIVLMMYGFPGETPIDLEESKSFLQSITPYYYDHAFGGYHVTIGSPVYDNPEKFGISLGEVVSLDADNLSGIRSHLVAYSPFDNAVNLPPEKRARSIPTMEGMMLALEYFRPKSL comes from the coding sequence ATGTTAAGTTCGCGTTTAATTTTTCCACCTTTTGCCAATCCAACCTTTATTCCTTCTATGCTGATGGAAATCCAAGGATATATGAACAAACGAGGCGTCCTTAGCCAACCGATATTAGATTTAAACATCAGTTTGTTTAATGATTTGTTTAAGGATTCAGAAGACGTTTTGGTCTTAAAAAATCAGATTATTTATCGAGACCATGACCAATATGTGGAAGTTATTAGTCGAGTTATCAATGAATGGCTACGTTGGCAAGCTAAGTATGTAGAATTAGCTAGAGAATATGTTTGCAATAATAAACCAGAGTGGTTAGCACTTATGCAAAATCAGCTAGAGCAGTGCTTGCCCCTTTCTCAGGTTATTGGTCTCTCCTTAACTTATCATCAACGTAATGATGTCAGCCAGTTTTGGATGACTTTGGCTATTGCCACTTGGATAAAGCAGATATCGCCAAAAACTATAGTTATTCTTGGTGGTTCATTGGTTAATCACCTTGAGCCAAAAGAGATTCTTCATCTTTGTAAATCAATAGATATGATTCTTTTAAAGGAAAGCGAAGAGAGTTTTGTCCAAGTGATACAAGAAAAACCATGGTCCGATATCCCGAATGCTGTATATAGAACCAAGAAGGAAGTTTTGCAAACTTGTTTAGCGGATAATCTGCTTCGGGATTTAGATTATTTGCCTAGCACTGAGGGTATCGTTTTTACCTCTTATTTAACACCCGAGCCTGTTATTAGTTTATTAATCAAAAGAGGCTGTCCTTGGGGAAAATGTAGCTTTTGTTCAGGTCATCTGAGTTATTTTGGACATCATCCAAATGAAAATTGGGACAATGTGCAAAGTCGCTTGGTGTGGTTGCGAGAGAATAAAATAAATTATATATATTGGGGCGATCAAATGTTAATGGTTGCAGAGCTAAAAAAGCTAGCTAATTTAGTGAAGAGACATCATCCTCAGTTGAAGTGGGCCTTTATGGCTATGCCAAATGCAAGCCTTACGTTGGAAGTATTATCCGAAATAGCTGCTGCTGGATGCAGTTGGATTACTTGGGGTGTGGAATCAGGAAGTGCAAAAGTCTTGCACGCGATGAATAAGCCCGTTCAGCCAGAAGTGGCTCGTGAAAACATTATTGCCGCCTATAGTGCAGGAATTGTGAGTATTGTTTTGATGATGTACGGTTTTCCAGGAGAAACACCAATTGATTTAGAGGAAAGTAAGTCTTTTTTGCAATCAATTACTCCGTATTACTATGATCATGCGTTTGGTGGCTATCATGTGACTATTGGTTCTCCTGTCTATGATAATCCAGAAAAGTTTGGTATAAGTTTGGGCGAAGTAGTTTCACTTGATGCAGACAATCTTTCAGGTATCCGCAGTCATTTAGTAGCTTATAGCCCCTTTGATAATGCTGTAAATTTACCACCAGAAAAAAGAGCAAGGTCAATTCCAACAATGGAAGGCATGATGTTAGCTTTAGAGTACTTTAGACCAAAATCCTTGTAA
- a CDS encoding Ldh family oxidoreductase yields the protein MSEKNYNLSADFLAEFMIKVFQKIGVPKAEAKICSEILIEADLRGIDSHGVNRLKPIYYDRYKQGTLDTKTNFEIIKQTSTTAVVDGHNGMGFVVAKKCMEMAIRKAKKHGLGMVVARNSTHFGIAGYYATMASEAGMIGQVTTNARPSIAPTFGVENMLGTNPLTFGIPTDEPFPFVLDCATSVTQRGKIEYYERTGQPTPPGLVIGRDGETMTDSAQILKDLVNGSAALVPLGGIGEDTGGYKGYGYATVVEILSSALQSGNFLWGLSGVKDGKPASIELGHSFLAINIEAFVDLETFKQNTGEVLRELRASAKAPGQNRIYTAGEKEYIARIEREKSGIPLPPSVQRDFSAMKKQLNLRSVSFPWE from the coding sequence ATGAGTGAGAAAAATTACAATTTATCTGCTGACTTTTTAGCAGAATTTATGATTAAAGTATTCCAGAAAATTGGAGTACCCAAAGCAGAAGCTAAGATTTGTTCAGAAATCCTCATCGAGGCAGATTTGCGTGGGATTGATTCTCACGGTGTGAATAGATTAAAGCCTATCTACTATGATAGATACAAGCAAGGAACATTAGATACCAAAACTAATTTTGAAATAATCAAGCAAACCTCAACAACAGCGGTTGTCGATGGCCATAATGGTATGGGCTTTGTTGTAGCAAAAAAGTGTATGGAGATGGCTATTAGAAAAGCCAAAAAACATGGATTAGGGATGGTCGTTGCTAGAAATTCTACCCATTTTGGCATCGCTGGTTATTACGCCACCATGGCTTCGGAAGCTGGAATGATTGGACAAGTTACAACCAACGCTAGACCATCTATTGCACCAACTTTTGGGGTAGAGAACATGCTTGGTACAAATCCCCTTACTTTTGGCATCCCAACAGATGAGCCTTTTCCCTTTGTTTTGGATTGTGCAACTTCTGTTACTCAGCGAGGTAAGATTGAATATTATGAGAGAACAGGACAGCCGACTCCTCCAGGTCTAGTTATTGGCAGAGATGGCGAAACCATGACAGACAGTGCTCAAATTTTAAAAGACCTAGTAAATGGCTCTGCTGCTTTAGTTCCATTAGGCGGAATAGGGGAAGATACGGGTGGCTACAAGGGTTACGGTTATGCCACTGTTGTCGAGATACTTTCTTCAGCTTTACAGAGTGGAAATTTCCTTTGGGGTTTATCAGGAGTTAAAGACGGAAAGCCTGCCTCAATAGAGCTAGGACATTCTTTCTTAGCAATCAATATAGAGGCTTTTGTAGATTTAGAAACTTTTAAGCAAAATACAGGCGAAGTCCTTCGAGAACTTCGTGCCTCAGCCAAAGCTCCAGGCCAAAACAGAATCTATACTGCTGGAGAAAAGGAATATATCGCTAGAATAGAAAGAGAAAAATCCGGGATACCGTTACCACCGAGTGTACAAAGAGATTTTTCTGCGATGAAGAAGCAACTTAATCTCAGGAGTGTTTCATTTCCTTGGGAATAG